CGACCGTAGCGCGGGTTATGATATTGCTTCAGCTCATCAATATAGGTCTGATAAGCGCGCGCCAGCAGCGTATCGACGGTATCATCGTCGTTACCGTACTTCGGCGCGCCGTTAATCAGACGCTGGCGCAGCTGCTCATGGGTCAGCCCGTCAAAGTCATCGGCCAGCGCGGCGGCAAGCTGCTGTTGACCGATAACGCCCTGTTCGAAGACCAGTTTTTTCACAGCGGCGAGGCTGTTGCCCAGGTTGGCGATACCGACCTGGAGACCGGATACCCAGTCATATTTCGCGCCGCCTTGCTTGATACTTTTCGCTCGCTCAATACAGTCATCTACCAGCGCTGAGCAGAGGATATCGTGGACGTTCTCTTCCAACATGGTGTCGACCACATACTCAATTTCAATCGATTTGCGCGTGTAGTAGCGAATTTGGGTATCCCAGGCGGCCATCACTTCGTCAAAATTGTTAAAGTTGCCTGCGGAGAGCGCCTTTTCCTGCGGCAGAAATACCTTGCCGCTGGTGGCGTCGCGACCGCCTTCCAGCGCCGCCAGCATGACGCGGGCGAAGTTAATAAAGCTCATGCCGGTGCAGCGATAACCCCATTTCCCGCCGACGGCGGTTTCGATACAGCCGATCGCCGCATAATCGTAAGCGTCCTGCGGTTCGATCCCCAACTTGATAAATTCCGGGATGACGATTTCATCATTGTTAAACGCCGGCATCCCAAAGCCGCAGCGGATGACCTGGACGCAGGCGTCAAGGAAATCGTTACTCATTCCGGCGTGATAACGCACACTGAGGTTGGGCTGGGTAGAACGCAGACGTCCACAGGACTCCAGAATGGCGTAAGACAGCGGATTCACTGCATCCATTGGCTGACCGTTGATAAGTTTCTGACCGCCAATGGTGACGTTTTGATACAGCGGGCTGCCCGCGGAGGCTTTAGAGTGCGAACCGGAGCGGATCTTGTTTACTTCCAGCAGTTTCAGCCAGCAGCTGTGCAGCAGTTCAATGGCGTGCTCACGATCCAGCGTCTGGTTTAGTTCGACATCGCGACGATAATAGGGGTAAAGATACTGGTCCATACGACCAAATGACACCGAGTGACCGTTAGACTCAATTTGTAGAATCAGTTGGATGAAGTAGCACAATTGCAGTGCTTGCCAGAAGGTCTGCGGCGGTTGGTGGGCGATCACCTCGCAGTTTTCGGCGATGGTAAGTAGCTCTTTACGACGGCTTTCACGGGACTCTTCGCCCGCCATCTGGCGCGCCAGCGCGGCAAAGCGCGTGATATGCTGGCTTACCGCGTCCAGCACAATATCAATCGCCTTCAGGAACTGCTCGCCATGCAGATCTTCCAGCACGGTCAGGTTGATGCGTGAGCGGCGCTCGGCGACTTTATCGCGCAGGCCATAAAGCCCTTTTTCCAGCAGCAGCGGGAAGTTCACCGCCAGGTGCGCATCGCCGGAAGTCATATTGCCTTCGGCTTTGATAATGCCAGTCGCCAGAAGCCCTTTTTGTTCATCGGTAAACATGCCGTAGCAGCGATCCTGGACGGTTTGACCGCGCCACCACGGACAGACGTCGTGCAGAATACGTTTGTTTTCTTCACTTACGGAAAAACCTGCGCCGGGCCGGTCCGCCAGGTCGTCGATCTCTTTTTCAATCCACGAGACGGTATATTCCGGGAAAATCGGCGCGGCGCGGACTTCACTTGCCTGGTTGCCGACGATCAGTTCATCGTGTTTTATCCAGATAGTGCGTTCCGCCAGGTGATGGGCCAGCGCCAGCGCACGGCGTACCGGAATCGGTTTATCCAGATGCTGCTGGTACATTTCGGTATAATGCTGCGCGCGCTCGGTACAGACCGGCGGTTTCACGATATGTACCAGCGCGGTTTTGTGCGCCTTAATGCGGTCACTGAGCGTGTCCAGTTTCAGTTGGGTCATGATAATTATCCTCGTAGGGTCGCGGTTAAACCTTTTTGGCAGGCGTACTTCTGGGCAAAATCAAGTAACGCCG
This DNA window, taken from Salmonella enterica subsp. enterica serovar Typhimurium str. LT2, encodes the following:
- the pflF gene encoding putative pyruvate formate lyase (similar to E. coli putative formate acetyltransferase (AAC73910.1); Blastp hit to AAC73910.1 (810 aa), 95% identity in aa 1 - 810) → MTQLKLDTLSDRIKAHKTALVHIVKPPVCTERAQHYTEMYQQHLDKPIPVRRALALAHHLAERTIWIKHDELIVGNQASEVRAAPIFPEYTVSWIEKEIDDLADRPGAGFSVSEENKRILHDVCPWWRGQTVQDRCYGMFTDEQKGLLATGIIKAEGNMTSGDAHLAVNFPLLLEKGLYGLRDKVAERRSRINLTVLEDLHGEQFLKAIDIVLDAVSQHITRFAALARQMAGEESRESRRKELLTIAENCEVIAHQPPQTFWQALQLCYFIQLILQIESNGHSVSFGRMDQYLYPYYRRDVELNQTLDREHAIELLHSCWLKLLEVNKIRSGSHSKASAGSPLYQNVTIGGQKLINGQPMDAVNPLSYAILESCGRLRSTQPNLSVRYHAGMSNDFLDACVQVIRCGFGMPAFNNDEIVIPEFIKLGIEPQDAYDYAAIGCIETAVGGKWGYRCTGMSFINFARVMLAALEGGRDATSGKVFLPQEKALSAGNFNNFDEVMAAWDTQIRYYTRKSIEIEYVVDTMLEENVHDILCSALVDDCIERAKSIKQGGAKYDWVSGLQVGIANLGNSLAAVKKLVFEQGVIGQQQLAAALADDFDGLTHEQLRQRLINGAPKYGNDDDTVDTLLARAYQTYIDELKQYHNPRYGRGPVGGNYYAGTSSISANVPFGAATMATPDGRKAHTPLAEGASPASGTDHLGPTAVIGSVGKLPTGSILGGVLLNQKLNPTTLENESDKQKLMVLLRTFFEVHKGWHIQYNIVSRETLLDAKKHPDQYRDLVVRVAGYSAFFTALSPDAQDDIIARTEHML